A window of Perognathus longimembris pacificus isolate PPM17 chromosome 6, ASM2315922v1, whole genome shotgun sequence contains these coding sequences:
- the LOC125352443 gene encoding extensin-like produces MRRNDLGRLRGDTGPPNRGDGHPTRTRGPQTEVTDTPHGHGPPNRGDRHPTRTRGPQTEVIHPPHGHGTPKLRRRTPHTDTGPPNRGDRHPTRTRGPQTEARTPHTDTGPPNRGEDTPHGHGTPKPRRRTPHTDTGPPNRGDGHRTRGPQTEVTDTPHGHGPPNRGDGHPTRTRPPNRGDGHPTRTRGPQTEVTDTPHGHGPPNRGDRHPTRTRAPKPRTPKPRRVHPTWTQDPQTEASTPHTDTGPPNRGDGHPTRTRGPQTEVTDTPHRHRTPKLRRVHPTRTQDPQTKASTPHTDTGPPNRGEYTPHGHRTPKPRRVHPTRTQDPQTEASTPHTDTGPPNRGEYTPHGHRTPKPSPGSRAGLAGRALAARPQPPLATPRVARWAPALPTPCPARSPALPTPCPARSPALPTPCPARSPALPTPCPARSPALTTPRVARSQVASTPPCPARWAPALTTPCPARSPALPTPRVARSPALTMPRVARSLALTTPPVARSQVASTPPVFCERVFWSHLSGVHAPSPPHPQASQ; encoded by the exons ATGAGGAGGAACGACCTGGGGAGACTCCGCGGGGACACGGGGCCCCCAAACCGAGGTGACGGACACCCCACACGGACACGGGGCCCCCAAACCGAGGTGACGGACACCCCACACGGACACGGGCCCCCAAACCGAGGCGACAGACACCCCACACGGACACGGGGCCCCCAAACCGAGGTGATCCACCCCCCACACGGACACGGGACCCCCAAACTGAGGCGACGGACACCCCACACGGACACGGGGCCCCCAAACCGAGGCGACAGACACCCCACACGGACACGGGGCCCCCAAACCGAG GCGAGGACACCCCACACGGACACGGGGCCCCCAAACCGAGGCGAGGACACCCCACACGGACACGGGACCCCCAAACCGAGGCGACGGACACCCCACACGGACACGGGGCCCCCAAACCGAGGCGACGGACACCGGACACGGGGCCCCCAAACCGAGGTGACGGACACCCCACACGGACACGGGCCCCCAAACCGAGGTGACGGACACCCCACACGGACACGGCCCCCAAACCGAGGTGACGGACACCCCACACGGACACGGGGCCCCCAAACCGAGGTGACGGACACCCCACACGGACACGGGCCCCCAAACCGAGGTGACAGACACCCCACACGGACACGGGCCCCCAAACCGAG GACCCCCAAACCAAGGCGAGTACACCCCACATGGACACAGGACCCCCAAACCGAGGCGAGTACACCCCACACAGACACAGGACCCCCAAACCGAGGTGACGGACACCCCACACGGACACGGGGCCCCCAAACCGAGGTGACGGACACCCCACACAGACACAGGACCCCCAAACTGAGGCGAGTACACCCCACACGGACACAGGACCCCCAAACCAAGGCGAGTACACCCCACACGGACACAGGACCCCCAAACCGAGGCGAGTACACCCCACACGGACACAGGACCCCCAAACCGAGGCGAGTACACCCCACACGGACACAGGACCCCCAAACCGAGGCGAGTACACCCCACACGGACACAGGACCCCCAAACCGAGGCGAGTACACCCCACACGGACACAGGACCCCCAAACCGAG CCCCGGCAGCCGGGCAG GCCTGGCAGGCCGCGCCCTCGCAGCCAGGCCCCAGCCTCCCCTCGCCACGCCCCGGGTGGCCCGCTGGGCCCCGGCCCTCCCCACGCCCTGCCCGGCCCgctccccggccctccccacgCCCTGCCCGGCCCgctccccggccctccccacgCCCTGCCCGGCCCgctccccggccctccccacgCCCTGCCCGGCCCGCTCCCCGGCCCTCACCACGCCCCGGGTGGCCCGCTCCCAGGTGGCCTCCACCCCGCCCTGCCCGGCCCGCTGGGCCCCGGCCCTCACCACACCCTGCCCAGCCCgctccccggccctccccacgCCCCGGGTGGCCCGCTCCCCGGCCCTCACCATGCCCCGGGTGGCCCGCTCCCTGGCCCTCACCACGCCCCCGGTGGCCCGCTCCCAGGTGGCCTCCACCCCGCCTGTCTTCTGCGAACGGGTCTTCTGGTCTCACCTGAGCGGGGTCCATgcgcccagccccccccacccccaggcttccCAATGA